A single genomic interval of Flavobacterium sp. N2820 harbors:
- a CDS encoding MFS transporter — MVKNNENIVAKVPIVQKAAFGSGHLVNNLLPGALGVFSFFLITAFGIEPAIAGLLSAIPRFFDALTDPIMGFISDNTTSRWGRRRPYIFVGAILSAILFAVQWQLFAENGTTFNFWYFLLFSILFIFANTIFSTPLIGFGYEMSSDTKERTRLMGIANMVGQISWMIVPLFWVLIANKDLFESQADGVRTLSIYVGFTCLFFGIMPAIFCKEMDVSDADSKANLTFKDLTKNMKILWITMKNMTKNNPFMRLCGATFLVFNGFQMVGSFSFFIIVFYMFKGSYELAGTVPAVFSILIAVTTFFIVIPIVTWMANKFGKRNAFIISTFISIVGYIFKWWGFVEVDQNTAVLFNDVFVQVGVVKFSLEIPIILLLPIPFMAFGLGGLFTLMMSMTADVCDLDELQNGLPRREGTFGAIYWWSVKIGQSIALALGGLVLSLVGFDAGSDTQTLETMNDLRIADIIIPSLTALIAVWIMWKYSLNEDRVKIIQKELKERRAEKNNNLKVK; from the coding sequence ATGGTAAAAAATAACGAAAATATCGTAGCAAAAGTTCCTATTGTTCAAAAAGCTGCTTTTGGATCAGGACATTTGGTCAATAATTTATTGCCTGGTGCACTTGGAGTTTTCTCATTTTTTTTAATTACAGCTTTTGGAATTGAACCAGCAATTGCAGGTTTACTTTCGGCTATTCCACGATTTTTCGATGCACTTACCGACCCTATAATGGGATTTATTTCAGACAATACTACTTCAAGATGGGGTAGAAGAAGACCTTACATTTTTGTGGGTGCAATTTTATCGGCTATATTATTTGCAGTGCAATGGCAGTTATTTGCAGAAAATGGTACAACATTTAATTTCTGGTATTTTTTATTATTTTCTATTCTATTCATTTTTGCCAATACAATTTTTTCAACACCACTAATCGGTTTTGGATATGAAATGAGTTCTGATACTAAAGAACGAACAAGATTAATGGGAATTGCTAATATGGTTGGACAAATATCTTGGATGATAGTTCCTCTTTTTTGGGTATTAATTGCTAACAAAGATTTGTTTGAATCACAAGCGGACGGTGTTCGAACATTATCAATTTATGTAGGTTTTACGTGTTTGTTTTTTGGAATTATGCCTGCTATTTTTTGTAAAGAAATGGATGTTTCTGACGCAGATAGTAAAGCCAATTTAACATTCAAAGATTTGACAAAAAACATGAAAATTTTATGGATTACGATGAAAAATATGACTAAAAATAATCCGTTTATGCGTTTGTGTGGAGCAACATTTTTAGTGTTCAATGGATTTCAAATGGTTGGTTCATTTAGTTTTTTTATTATTGTTTTTTACATGTTTAAAGGAAGTTATGAATTAGCAGGAACGGTACCAGCTGTTTTCTCAATATTAATTGCGGTAACTACATTTTTTATAGTTATTCCTATAGTAACTTGGATGGCAAACAAATTTGGTAAGCGTAATGCATTCATTATTTCTACATTTATTTCAATAGTAGGTTACATATTTAAATGGTGGGGATTTGTAGAAGTTGATCAAAATACCGCTGTGCTTTTTAATGATGTTTTTGTTCAAGTTGGTGTGGTTAAATTTTCTTTAGAGATACCAATTATATTGCTACTTCCAATTCCTTTTATGGCATTTGGATTGGGTGGATTGTTCACCTTAATGATGAGTATGACAGCGGATGTGTGTGATTTAGATGAACTTCAAAATGGTTTACCAAGAAGAGAAGGTACATTTGGTGCAATATACTGGTGGTCAGTAAAAATTGGTCAATCAATTGCGTTAGCGTTAGGTGGTTTGGTTTTGTCACTTGTTGGTTTTGATGCTGGAAGTGACACTCAAACATTAGAAACAATGAATGACTTAAGAATTGCAGACATTATTATACCTTCATTAACTGCACTTATAGCTGTTTGGATTATGTGGAAATATAGCTTAAATGAAGATAGAGTAAAAATAATACAAAAGGAATTAAAGGAAAGAAGAGCTGAAAAAAATAACAATTTAAAAGTAAAGTAA
- a CDS encoding glycosyl hydrolase family 17 protein: MSFRTDYILYSKNFDSATADFKNGLDFSTKSPEDITLLYSQVLQSGMHGLCFSMYEEGQKPGDTISEEQVRRRLEIMAPYTKWVRSFSCIEGNEFIPKIARELGMKTLVGAWLGDDAEKNEKEIEALIQLAKEGFVDIAAVGNEVMYRKDLSEDELLQFIHKVKNEIPFHIPVGYVDAYYEFTIKPRITEACDVILTNCYPYWEGTNQEYALSHMKSMYHQAKSVANGKKVIITETGWPSHGESFKDSHPSDENAMKYFINTQLWSKDENIQIFYFSSFDESWKVGPEGEVGAHWGIWDKNEKLKYGK, encoded by the coding sequence ATGTCATTCAGAACCGACTACATACTGTATTCCAAAAATTTTGATTCTGCAACTGCTGATTTCAAAAATGGCCTTGATTTTTCAACAAAATCTCCAGAAGACATCACACTTTTATATTCACAAGTTTTGCAAAGTGGTATGCACGGACTTTGCTTTAGTATGTATGAAGAAGGTCAAAAACCTGGTGATACTATTTCTGAAGAGCAAGTGCGAAGAAGGCTTGAAATCATGGCGCCTTATACAAAATGGGTTCGCTCGTTTTCTTGCATTGAAGGAAACGAATTTATTCCTAAAATTGCTCGTGAGTTAGGAATGAAAACACTCGTAGGAGCTTGGTTAGGAGACGACGCCGAAAAGAACGAAAAAGAAATAGAAGCCCTAATTCAGTTGGCAAAAGAGGGTTTTGTAGATATTGCCGCTGTAGGAAACGAAGTAATGTATCGAAAAGACTTATCGGAAGATGAATTACTTCAGTTTATCCATAAAGTAAAAAACGAAATCCCTTTTCATATTCCCGTAGGTTATGTAGATGCCTATTATGAGTTTACCATTAAGCCAAGAATTACAGAAGCATGTGATGTTATTTTAACCAATTGTTATCCGTATTGGGAAGGAACAAATCAAGAATATGCTTTGTCTCACATGAAAAGTATGTATCATCAAGCAAAAAGTGTAGCCAATGGAAAAAAAGTGATTATCACAGAAACGGGTTGGCCAAGTCATGGGGAAAGTTTCAAAGATTCGCATCCTTCGGATGAAAATGCAATGAAGTATTTTATCAATACTCAACTTTGGTCCAAAGATGAAAATATCCAAATTTTCTATTTTTCTTCATTTGATGAATCATGGAAAGTAGGGCCAGAAGGCGAAGTTGGTGCACATTGGGGAATTTGGGATAAAAACGAAAAGCTAAAATATGGTAAATAA
- a CDS encoding glycosyl hydrolase family 17 protein — MVNNFEALQLIPGNAICYSGFREGQQPGGIYPSYDEIKEDLLLLQTQWKHIRLYDCDAHAVTVLEVIRQEKLPLQVMLGAYIVAEMNNFGCPWGGANYSESELAHNKIKNLNQIKRLIELANQYSDIICLLSAGNEACVDWTDHYVPVSSVMAYVMLIKKEAKQPVTFCENYVPWLTKLKPLAELVDFISIHTYPVWEYKNIHQALDYTRENYSAVANLYPNKPVVITEAGWATNSNGKGIESHNVSEEYQAIYYNDLVNWSEKEGILTYVFEAFDESWKGSNDALEPEKHWGLFRIDRTPKLVMENLMV; from the coding sequence ATGGTAAATAATTTTGAAGCACTTCAGCTCATTCCAGGTAATGCAATTTGCTATTCGGGTTTTAGAGAAGGACAACAACCGGGAGGGATTTATCCTTCGTATGATGAAATAAAAGAAGATTTACTGCTCCTTCAAACCCAATGGAAACACATTCGTTTGTATGATTGTGATGCACATGCAGTAACCGTTTTAGAAGTCATTCGTCAAGAAAAATTACCGTTACAAGTAATGTTGGGTGCTTATATTGTTGCCGAAATGAATAATTTTGGATGTCCATGGGGAGGTGCAAATTATTCAGAATCAGAATTGGCTCACAATAAAATTAAAAACCTCAATCAAATCAAACGATTAATTGAGTTAGCCAATCAATATTCGGATATTATTTGTTTGCTTTCTGCAGGAAATGAAGCATGTGTAGATTGGACAGATCACTATGTTCCAGTTTCTAGTGTGATGGCTTATGTGATGTTAATTAAAAAAGAAGCGAAACAACCTGTAACTTTTTGTGAAAATTATGTGCCATGGTTAACAAAATTAAAACCTTTGGCAGAATTGGTTGATTTTATATCTATTCACACTTATCCGGTTTGGGAATATAAAAATATTCATCAAGCTTTAGATTATACAAGAGAAAATTATTCCGCTGTAGCAAATTTGTACCCTAACAAACCTGTTGTTATTACCGAAGCAGGTTGGGCAACCAATTCCAACGGAAAAGGAATAGAATCTCACAATGTTAGTGAAGAATATCAAGCCATATATTATAACGATTTAGTCAATTGGTCAGAAAAGGAAGGGATTTTAACTTACGTTTTTGAGGCTTTTGATGAATCATGGAAAGGTTCAAATGATGCATTAGAACCCGAAAAGCATTGGGGACTTTTTAGAATTGACCGCACTCCAAAATTGGTTATGGAAAATTTAATGGTTTAA
- a CDS encoding family 16 glycosylhydrolase: protein MQKNTFYTIICSFLICTQCFFAQVDVVYNDLVWSDEFDVNGAVNPTKWHHQTQLPAGGSWFNGEVQHYTDELTNSFVNAGFLNIVAKKEPYTSQGFTKQYTSARLNSKFAFKYGRVDVRAKLPIEAGTWPAIWMLGKNVNEDGGFFDAAFGTTNWPACGEIDIMEHGITPSQSVNYVQSALHTPSSFGNTMNIGGTIANNLGTDYHIYSMNWSPFQITFLLDGVPFYTYNPAVKTPSNWPFDLEQYLLLNIAMGGIAGNISPSYTQSSMVIDYVRVYQNIVVDTQIPTNFTATVGNITSSSVELLLNANDDSGTIVYDVAYGSLTNSSAGTSGVQKSLVISGLSPNTNYTFSVAASDVTGNDAVNNSIVLNATTLDVTGCSGTDTVAQQGSFSIGYNYAFETIGTDVKITFEMLDTDKVGVVAYLWKQSPFTETPMTNVSGNIFTHTITGQTIGATINYAVKFAYANGLSVTAYFPYVVGNNCALDQVDYNEFINFTFTNPARDFIQITSKYKIDKVEMYSIIGNKVLDTQVNTNTIDVSNVAEGIYVLTIYSGNQKSNKKIVIQ from the coding sequence ATGCAAAAAAATACTTTTTATACTATCATTTGTTCATTTTTAATTTGCACTCAATGTTTTTTTGCGCAAGTTGATGTGGTTTATAATGATTTAGTTTGGTCAGATGAATTTGATGTAAACGGCGCTGTAAATCCTACCAAATGGCATCATCAAACGCAATTGCCAGCTGGCGGAAGTTGGTTCAATGGTGAAGTTCAACATTATACCGACGAATTAACTAATTCATTTGTAAATGCTGGATTTCTAAATATTGTAGCCAAAAAAGAACCCTACACATCACAAGGTTTTACAAAACAATATACTTCGGCACGATTGAATTCAAAATTTGCTTTTAAATATGGTCGTGTTGATGTTAGAGCAAAATTACCAATAGAAGCAGGAACTTGGCCCGCCATTTGGATGCTTGGTAAAAACGTAAATGAAGATGGTGGCTTCTTTGATGCAGCCTTTGGAACTACAAATTGGCCTGCATGTGGTGAAATTGATATTATGGAACATGGAATAACACCTTCGCAATCGGTAAATTATGTTCAAAGTGCTCTTCACACCCCTTCTTCTTTTGGAAATACAATGAACATTGGTGGAACAATTGCTAATAATTTGGGTACAGATTATCATATATATTCTATGAATTGGTCTCCTTTTCAAATTACTTTTTTATTAGACGGTGTGCCATTTTATACCTATAATCCAGCGGTTAAAACACCAAGTAATTGGCCTTTTGATTTAGAACAATATCTTTTACTCAATATTGCAATGGGTGGAATAGCTGGAAATATCAGTCCAAGTTATACACAAAGTTCAATGGTAATCGATTATGTAAGAGTCTATCAAAATATTGTAGTAGACACGCAAATACCAACAAATTTCACTGCTACTGTTGGTAATATAACTAGTTCCTCTGTTGAATTATTGCTGAATGCAAATGATGACTCTGGAACAATAGTTTATGATGTTGCTTATGGAAGCTTAACTAATTCGTCTGCAGGAACTTCTGGGGTGCAAAAATCGTTAGTAATTTCTGGTTTAAGCCCAAATACAAATTATACTTTTTCTGTTGCCGCAAGTGATGTAACTGGAAATGATGCTGTGAATAATTCAATTGTATTAAATGCTACAACTCTAGATGTTACGGGTTGTTCAGGAACAGATACGGTTGCACAACAAGGTTCTTTTTCAATTGGATACAATTATGCATTTGAAACCATTGGAACTGATGTAAAAATTACTTTTGAAATGTTAGATACTGATAAAGTAGGTGTTGTAGCCTATTTGTGGAAACAATCACCTTTTACCGAAACACCAATGACAAATGTTTCTGGAAACATTTTTACTCACACAATTACAGGGCAAACTATTGGAGCTACAATTAATTATGCCGTAAAATTTGCTTACGCGAATGGATTATCTGTGACAGCATATTTTCCCTATGTTGTTGGTAACAACTGTGCTTTAGATCAAGTAGATTATAATGAATTTATCAATTTTACGTTCACTAATCCTGCGAGAGATTTTATTCAAATTACCTCTAAATACAAGATTGATAAGGTTGAAATGTATTCTATTATTGGAAATAAAGTTTTAGATACACAAGTAAATACCAATACAATTGATGTTTCAAATGTAGCAGAAGGTATTTATGTACTAACAATTTATTCAGGAAATCAAAAAAGTAATAAAAAAATAGTAATTCAATAA
- a CDS encoding RNA polymerase sigma factor, giving the protein MANLVLPDAILVKNYISGDESALASLIERHQSKIYGFIYSKVNDRDLSDDIFQDTFIKVIRTLKTKSYNEEGKFLPWVMRIAHNLVVDHFRKAKKMPFQRETEEYSIFNYMTDNAPTVESQMITEQVEVDLTRLLDELPADQKEVLVMRMYQDLSFKEIAELTGVSINTALGRMRYALLNLRKIIEKNQIILTN; this is encoded by the coding sequence ATGGCTAATCTTGTACTTCCGGATGCGATATTGGTGAAGAATTACATAAGCGGTGATGAGTCTGCTTTAGCTTCATTAATAGAAAGACATCAATCTAAAATCTACGGATTTATTTATTCAAAAGTTAATGATAGAGATTTATCAGATGATATTTTTCAAGATACCTTTATTAAAGTCATTAGAACACTAAAAACAAAATCGTATAACGAAGAAGGAAAATTTTTGCCTTGGGTTATGCGAATTGCTCACAATTTAGTAGTTGATCATTTTAGAAAAGCAAAAAAAATGCCTTTTCAAAGGGAAACGGAAGAGTATTCTATTTTTAATTATATGACTGATAATGCGCCAACGGTTGAAAGTCAAATGATAACTGAGCAAGTTGAGGTTGATTTAACACGCTTATTAGACGAACTTCCAGCCGATCAAAAAGAAGTTTTAGTGATGCGCATGTATCAAGATTTGAGTTTTAAAGAAATTGCTGAATTAACAGGAGTTAGTATAAATACTGCCCTAGGTAGAATGCGTTATGCACTGCTGAATTTGAGAAAAATTATAGAAAAAAATCAAATTATTTTGACGAATTAA
- a CDS encoding DUF2200 domain-containing protein, translating to MASRNINQMIFAGVYPHYIAKAEKKNRTKEEVDEIICWLTGYTLESLQKQIDSKVDFETFFEQAPQLNENATKITGVICGYRIEEIEDPLMKKVRYMDKLIDELAKGRAMEKILRP from the coding sequence ATGGCTTCAAGAAATATAAATCAAATGATCTTTGCTGGTGTTTACCCACATTATATAGCCAAAGCAGAGAAAAAGAATCGAACAAAAGAAGAAGTTGACGAAATTATTTGTTGGTTAACGGGTTACACGCTTGAAAGCTTACAAAAACAAATTGATAGCAAAGTTGATTTTGAAACTTTTTTTGAGCAAGCACCACAACTCAACGAAAACGCAACAAAAATCACTGGCGTTATTTGTGGTTATCGCATAGAAGAAATCGAAGACCCATTGATGAAAAAAGTACGCTATATGGATAAATTAATTGATGAATTAGCCAAAGGAAGGGCTATGGAAAAAATCTTAAGACCATAA
- a CDS encoding endonuclease III domain-containing protein, producing the protein MTKSEKVTFVINTLNELYPEIPIPLDHKDPYTLLIAVLLSAQCTDVRVNQITPLLFAKADNPYDMVKMTVEEIKEIIRPCGLSPMKSKGIHGLSEILIDKYNGEVPQSFEALEALPAVGHKTASVVMSQAFGVPAFPVDTHIHRLMYRWGLTNGKNVQQTEKDAKRIFPEACWNELHLQIIWYGREYSPARGWNLEKDIITKTIGRKSIINEIKK; encoded by the coding sequence ATGACCAAAAGCGAGAAGGTAACATTTGTTATAAATACGTTAAATGAATTATATCCCGAAATTCCGATTCCGTTAGACCATAAAGATCCATACACATTGTTGATTGCAGTTTTGCTTTCGGCACAATGCACCGATGTTCGTGTGAATCAAATTACACCACTCCTATTTGCCAAAGCTGACAATCCGTATGATATGGTAAAAATGACAGTGGAAGAAATCAAGGAAATCATTCGTCCGTGTGGTTTATCACCTATGAAATCGAAAGGAATTCACGGTCTATCCGAAATTTTAATTGACAAATACAATGGCGAAGTACCTCAAAGTTTTGAAGCATTAGAAGCATTACCAGCTGTGGGACACAAAACAGCAAGTGTCGTGATGAGTCAAGCTTTTGGAGTACCCGCTTTTCCGGTAGATACACACATTCATAGATTGATGTATCGATGGGGATTAACCAATGGCAAAAACGTACAACAAACAGAGAAAGATGCCAAACGTATTTTTCCAGAAGCGTGTTGGAACGAGTTACACTTGCAAATTATTTGGTACGGACGCGAATACTCACCTGCTCGAGGCTGGAATTTAGAAAAAGATATTATTACCAAAACAATTGGAAGAAAGAGTATAATTAATGAAATTAAAAAATAA
- the bcp gene encoding thioredoxin-dependent thiol peroxidase has protein sequence MTTLKTGDKAPNFSGLDQNGATHKLADYKGKKLVVFFYPKASTPGCTAEACDLRDNYARFQANNYALLGVSADSAKAQAKFIEKFNLPFPLLADEDKSVIQAFGVWGPKKFMGKEYDGIHRTTFIIDENGIIEEVISDVKTKAHAAQILK, from the coding sequence ATGACAACATTAAAAACAGGAGATAAAGCACCTAATTTTTCAGGTTTAGACCAAAATGGAGCCACTCACAAATTAGCCGATTATAAAGGAAAGAAATTAGTTGTTTTCTTTTATCCAAAGGCAAGCACGCCTGGTTGTACGGCAGAAGCTTGTGATTTGAGAGATAATTATGCTCGTTTTCAAGCCAATAATTATGCGTTATTAGGTGTGAGTGCAGATAGTGCAAAAGCGCAAGCTAAGTTCATTGAGAAATTTAATTTGCCATTTCCGTTGTTAGCTGATGAAGATAAATCGGTTATTCAGGCATTTGGTGTTTGGGGACCAAAGAAATTTATGGGTAAAGAATACGATGGTATTCACAGAACCACATTTATAATTGATGAAAACGGGATTATAGAAGAAGTAATTTCAGATGTAAAAACAAAAGCTCATGCAGCGCAGATATTGAAATAA
- a CDS encoding TonB-dependent receptor, protein MTTDIKVRGDKVIEQIPSIKDKALRINLNENIYGTFAEIGAGQETVRNFFRAGASSGTIAKAMSAYDKDFSDAIYGEEVDGRYVTESRLKKMLSHEINLVEQRLNRDKHPNKLFFSYANTVATIDFAKQFKGHGWVGIVYQVEPDEDYNEITLHIRFKENDAKLQQETLGILGVNLIYGAFYKYNDPKKLLRYLYDHLDKDQLEIDTINFSGPRFANVDNRLMSLQLVKNGMTDAVMFGPDGKNILPAAVLYKKNILALRGSFRPVTKVNMDMYEESYNMFIEENKVDKDNTFVVFEITLSNLKAEGEIDERDFLDRAELLCKLGQTVMISNFQEYFKVVEYFSNYSKARMGLAMGVNNLVEIFDEKYYRHLSGGILEAFGKLFYRDLKVYLYPMKDEEGNIITSENLKVHPRMKELYKFFKFNGKVIDIKDYDEKNLDIFSRKVLKMICKGETGWEELLPDGTAEVIKKEKLFSYACELDLKETEGIQ, encoded by the coding sequence ATTACAACTGATATAAAAGTGCGTGGTGATAAAGTTATAGAACAAATTCCTTCTATAAAAGATAAGGCATTGCGTATTAATCTCAATGAAAATATCTACGGAACTTTTGCTGAAATTGGAGCTGGACAAGAAACCGTTCGTAACTTTTTTAGAGCTGGAGCTTCTTCTGGAACCATTGCTAAAGCCATGTCTGCATACGATAAAGACTTTAGTGATGCTATTTATGGTGAAGAAGTAGATGGTCGTTATGTTACCGAAAGTCGCTTAAAGAAAATGTTGTCGCATGAAATTAATTTAGTAGAACAACGTTTAAATCGCGATAAGCATCCCAATAAATTATTTTTTAGTTATGCCAATACCGTTGCTACTATTGATTTTGCAAAACAATTCAAAGGGCACGGATGGGTAGGAATTGTGTACCAAGTTGAACCAGATGAGGATTATAACGAAATTACGTTACACATTCGTTTTAAAGAAAATGATGCCAAATTGCAACAAGAAACGCTTGGAATTTTAGGTGTGAACCTAATTTATGGCGCATTTTACAAATACAATGATCCTAAAAAACTTTTACGTTATTTATACGACCATTTAGATAAAGACCAATTAGAAATTGATACCATCAACTTTTCGGGGCCACGTTTTGCTAATGTTGACAACCGATTAATGAGTTTACAATTGGTTAAAAATGGCATGACCGATGCCGTGATGTTTGGTCCTGATGGAAAAAATATTCTTCCAGCTGCTGTGTTATATAAGAAAAATATTTTAGCGTTAAGAGGAAGTTTTAGACCTGTTACTAAAGTAAATATGGACATGTATGAAGAGTCATACAACATGTTTATTGAAGAAAATAAAGTAGATAAAGACAATACATTTGTTGTTTTTGAAATTACACTTTCTAACTTAAAAGCCGAAGGTGAAATAGACGAACGTGATTTTCTTGACCGTGCAGAACTACTTTGTAAATTAGGTCAAACCGTAATGATTTCAAACTTCCAAGAATACTTTAAAGTAGTTGAATATTTCTCCAATTACTCAAAAGCACGCATGGGATTGGCTATGGGTGTAAACAATTTAGTTGAAATTTTTGATGAAAAATATTACCGCCATTTATCAGGTGGTATTTTGGAAGCTTTTGGAAAATTATTCTACCGCGATTTAAAAGTGTATTTGTACCCAATGAAAGACGAAGAAGGTAATATTATTACGTCTGAAAATTTAAAAGTACATCCAAGAATGAAAGAATTGTACAAATTCTTTAAATTCAATGGAAAAGTAATCGATATTAAGGATTATGATGAAAAAAACCTAGATATTTTCTCTAGAAAAGTATTAAAAATGATTTGCAAAGGCGAAACAGGTTGGGAAGAATTATTACCCGATGGTACTGCAGAAGTAATTAAAAAAGAGAAATTATTCTCCTATGCTTGCGAACTAGATTTAAAAGAAACAGAAGGAATACAATAA
- a CDS encoding MBL fold metallo-hydrolase → MKIYFLGTGTSQGIPVIGSKHSVCLSSDSKDKRLRVSVWIETEDASIVIDCGPDFRQQMLTSKCERIDALLFTHEHADHTAGLDDIRPFYFQQGDISVYAHQRVLTNLAKRFDYIFETENKYPGAPSVSTNKVVKNESFFVKNTAIIPIDALHGNLQIFGYKIQDFVYLTDVKTMSEEEIKKIKNCKVLVINCLREELHTTHFNLEEALHFISLVQPKETYLTHISHVFGFHEEIQQKLPKNVFVAYDNLIINC, encoded by the coding sequence TTGAAAATTTATTTTTTGGGTACTGGAACTTCGCAAGGAATTCCTGTAATTGGAAGCAAACATTCTGTTTGTTTGAGTTCAGATAGTAAAGATAAAAGATTACGTGTTTCGGTTTGGATTGAAACCGAAGATGCTTCAATCGTAATTGATTGTGGCCCCGATTTTAGACAGCAAATGCTAACTTCGAAATGTGAGCGTATTGATGCTTTGTTATTTACTCACGAACATGCCGATCACACAGCTGGTTTAGATGATATTCGACCTTTTTATTTTCAACAAGGCGACATTTCTGTATATGCTCACCAACGCGTTTTAACCAATTTAGCAAAACGTTTTGATTACATTTTTGAAACCGAAAATAAATATCCGGGTGCACCAAGTGTAAGCACAAATAAAGTGGTTAAAAATGAATCTTTTTTCGTTAAGAATACCGCCATTATTCCGATTGATGCATTGCATGGAAATTTACAAATTTTTGGTTATAAAATTCAAGATTTTGTTTATTTGACAGATGTTAAAACCATGAGTGAAGAAGAAATTAAGAAAATAAAGAATTGTAAAGTACTGGTAATTAATTGCTTGCGTGAAGAATTGCACACCACACATTTTAATTTAGAAGAAGCATTACATTTTATATCTTTGGTGCAACCAAAAGAAACCTACTTAACACACATTAGTCATGTTTTTGGATTTCACGAAGAAATTCAGCAAAAATTACCTAAAAATGTGTTTGTAGCTTATGATAACTTAATAATTAATTGTTAA